Proteins encoded within one genomic window of Cellulomonas flavigena DSM 20109:
- a CDS encoding sacsin N-terminal ATP-binding-like domain-containing protein — MTTDVFGTAALRGAVLEAWRASPARLREDANTEEDHARGYYRDRVLVELAQNAADAAVRAGVAGRLLLRLATTDDGTAVLVAANTGAPLDAAGVRSLATLRASAKRDGAPGTVGRFGVGFAAVRAVADEVTVCSTSGAVRFSLADTRQVLDEAAAQEAAQGRPALADEVRRRDGSLPALRLPWQAEGRPPTGYDTAVVLELRDEVVVDEVRTLLRSVDDALLLALPGLVEVLVDVEGDPPRRLADVAARWDVLTATGEVPLALVADRPVEERTARAWRVTWALPRDPSRAPVPHVVHAPTPTDEPCSLPAVLVATLPLDPSRRHVAPGPLTDEVLAHAGAAYAELVGRVAAAGGDVTPLVPTGLPAGAVDGAVRAAALDALARTPVLTPAAPGEDLVPPLRATVVRDLPDGPAAVALAGVVAGLVRVPPGGLAALRALGVEERTLAEVVDELPTAGDVDWAGLYDALDAAAQDATAREGLAALPVPLVDGRVVRGPRGVVLLDDDVAGLAPGTLTALRTWGLRVADPAAARPLLARLGAQRVDAAALLAHPALRAAVLGQADDDDLDHADEVTAAVLDVVRAAGAVPPDAAAWLGLLTLDAADGDAAPAHGLVLPGGAAARLLDDRVLAPVAADLVERWGRDALAAVGVRDDLVVTTVPDVVAGVAPQDDGDDAASLAASSLDGWVEYVDDLADVVGAGVYCGDVAAVADLDAVDDEHWPELLAHVAATPALRAALVTPVRGEGGGAPGPSYTAWWLRTRADLPLPEVFALPGATGLPAALVPPVPEVLAGLDEPVLRALGGVGSLADVPAAGWPAVLDRLGGLGAAVPLDVAGHVWRAWACGAGPVDPPDVVVALTAPGAAHVVDDAVVADDPRWWQLAGADGVAVVPVPVGASSGRAGDAGHAGDAGSAEDAAARVADLLDLPLASSQVDADLTGDAEPEDVPAAVAALLPGAPDVWWHHDDLEVAGVPVGWWVTGEGEVHAVHVEGLAAGLAWVAGRWAVRGAVAALLASPDDGEAALDVVLG, encoded by the coding sequence GTGACCACGGACGTCTTCGGCACCGCCGCGCTGCGTGGCGCGGTGCTGGAGGCGTGGCGGGCCTCCCCGGCGCGGCTGCGGGAGGACGCCAACACCGAGGAGGACCACGCGCGCGGCTACTACCGCGACCGCGTGCTGGTCGAGCTCGCGCAGAACGCCGCGGACGCGGCCGTGCGCGCGGGCGTCGCGGGCCGGCTGCTGCTGCGGCTGGCGACGACGGACGACGGCACCGCCGTGCTCGTCGCCGCCAACACCGGTGCGCCGCTGGACGCCGCGGGCGTGCGCTCGCTCGCGACGCTGCGCGCGTCGGCCAAGCGTGACGGTGCGCCAGGCACGGTCGGGCGGTTCGGCGTGGGGTTCGCCGCGGTGCGCGCGGTGGCCGACGAGGTCACGGTGTGCTCGACGTCGGGGGCCGTGCGGTTCTCGCTGGCCGACACGCGCCAGGTGCTCGACGAGGCCGCCGCGCAGGAGGCCGCCCAGGGCCGCCCGGCGCTCGCGGACGAGGTGCGCCGCCGCGACGGCTCGCTGCCCGCGCTGCGGCTGCCGTGGCAGGCCGAGGGCCGCCCGCCCACCGGCTACGACACGGCCGTCGTCCTGGAGCTGCGCGACGAGGTCGTCGTCGACGAGGTCCGCACGCTGCTGCGGTCGGTCGACGACGCGCTGCTGCTCGCGCTGCCGGGCCTGGTGGAGGTGCTGGTCGACGTCGAGGGCGACCCGCCGCGGCGCCTCGCGGACGTCGCCGCGCGCTGGGACGTCCTGACGGCCACGGGGGAGGTGCCGCTCGCGCTCGTCGCGGACCGGCCCGTCGAGGAGCGCACCGCGCGCGCGTGGCGGGTCACGTGGGCGCTGCCGCGCGACCCGTCCCGCGCACCCGTCCCGCACGTCGTCCACGCCCCGACCCCCACCGACGAGCCGTGCTCGCTGCCCGCGGTGCTCGTCGCGACGCTGCCGCTCGACCCGTCCCGCCGCCACGTCGCGCCCGGACCCCTCACGGACGAGGTGCTCGCCCACGCGGGCGCCGCGTACGCCGAGCTCGTGGGGCGGGTGGCCGCCGCGGGCGGGGACGTGACGCCCCTGGTGCCGACGGGCCTGCCGGCCGGTGCCGTCGACGGTGCCGTGCGCGCGGCCGCGCTCGACGCGCTGGCCCGCACGCCCGTCCTGACGCCCGCGGCCCCGGGCGAGGACCTCGTCCCGCCGCTGCGCGCGACGGTCGTGCGGGACCTCCCCGACGGGCCGGCGGCGGTCGCGCTCGCGGGCGTCGTCGCGGGGCTCGTGCGCGTACCGCCCGGCGGGCTGGCGGCCCTGCGCGCGCTGGGTGTGGAGGAGCGCACCCTCGCCGAGGTGGTCGACGAGCTGCCCACGGCCGGTGACGTCGACTGGGCCGGCCTGTACGACGCGCTGGACGCCGCGGCGCAGGACGCGACCGCGCGCGAGGGCCTGGCGGCGCTGCCGGTGCCGCTCGTCGACGGGCGTGTGGTGCGCGGGCCGCGGGGCGTCGTGCTGCTGGACGACGACGTCGCGGGCCTGGCCCCGGGGACGCTGACCGCTCTGCGCACGTGGGGCCTGCGCGTGGCGGACCCGGCGGCGGCGCGTCCGCTGCTGGCGCGGCTGGGCGCGCAGCGCGTCGACGCGGCCGCGCTGCTGGCGCACCCGGCGCTGCGGGCGGCGGTGCTGGGGCAGGCGGACGACGACGACCTCGACCACGCCGACGAGGTGACGGCAGCCGTGCTCGACGTCGTGCGCGCGGCCGGGGCCGTGCCGCCCGACGCGGCCGCGTGGCTCGGCCTGCTCACGCTCGACGCCGCGGACGGCGACGCGGCGCCCGCGCACGGTCTGGTGCTGCCCGGTGGGGCGGCGGCGCGCCTGCTCGACGACCGTGTGCTCGCGCCCGTGGCCGCCGACCTGGTGGAGCGCTGGGGGCGTGACGCGCTGGCGGCGGTGGGGGTGCGGGACGACCTGGTGGTGACGACCGTGCCGGACGTCGTCGCGGGCGTCGCGCCGCAGGACGACGGCGACGACGCCGCGTCGCTGGCCGCATCGTCGCTGGACGGCTGGGTCGAGTACGTGGACGACCTCGCGGACGTCGTGGGCGCGGGCGTGTACTGCGGGGACGTCGCGGCGGTCGCGGACCTCGACGCGGTCGACGACGAGCACTGGCCCGAGCTGCTCGCGCACGTGGCCGCGACGCCGGCGCTGCGGGCCGCGCTGGTGACGCCGGTGCGCGGTGAGGGCGGTGGGGCGCCCGGCCCGTCGTACACGGCGTGGTGGCTGCGCACGCGCGCGGACCTGCCGCTGCCGGAGGTGTTCGCGCTGCCGGGGGCCACCGGGCTGCCGGCGGCGCTCGTGCCGCCGGTGCCCGAGGTGCTGGCGGGGCTCGACGAGCCGGTGCTGCGCGCGCTCGGCGGGGTGGGGTCGCTCGCGGACGTGCCGGCGGCGGGGTGGCCCGCGGTGCTGGACCGTCTGGGTGGTCTCGGCGCGGCCGTGCCGCTGGACGTCGCGGGGCACGTGTGGCGCGCGTGGGCGTGCGGCGCCGGGCCCGTCGACCCGCCGGACGTGGTGGTGGCGCTGACGGCGCCGGGTGCCGCGCACGTCGTCGACGACGCGGTGGTGGCGGACGACCCGCGGTGGTGGCAGCTCGCGGGTGCCGACGGGGTGGCGGTGGTGCCGGTGCCCGTCGGCGCGTCGTCCGGGCGCGCCGGTGACGCCGGGCACGCCGGTGACGCCGGTAGCGCCGAGGACGCCGCCGCTCGCGTCGCGGACCTGCTGGACCTGCCGCTCGCGTCGTCGCAGGTGGACGCGGACCTCACCGGTGACGCGGAGCCGGAGGACGTGCCCGCGGCGGTCGCGGCGCTGCTGCCCGGGGCGCCGGACGTGTGGTGGCACCACGACGACCTCGAGGTCGCCGGCGTGCCGGTGGGCTGGTGGGTCACCGGGGAGGGCGAGGTGCACGCCGTGCACGTCGAGGGCCTGGCCGCGGGTCTCGCGTGGGTGGCGGGGCGCTGGGCGGTGCGCGGTGCGGTGGCGGCGCTACTGGCGTCCCCGGACGATGGTGAGGCGGCCCTCGACGTCGTGCTGGGATGA
- a CDS encoding IS30 family transposase, protein MVTVDDRVEILAGLRAKESLRSIARRIGRDASVVSREVARNSLKTRGYQLVHADNTAAARRRRPQVGKIAADEVLSARVLADLKHSRTPRQIAGRLRREADDDTVGLMNGSVPAHGKVVSHEAIYRYIYALPKGELARHGIMLRTKRTRRRPRRDLGERGAPIVGMTSIEARPDIADRRVPGHWEGDLIIGAHGRTAAATLVERTTRFTVLLALQHGKDSTALADTLIETVTGLPAMMRQSLTWDQGSEMARHGHLTLATDLPVYFAHPRSPWERGTNENTNGLIREYLPKGTTIPTHQPYLTSIAEELNERPRAALGFLTPREAFERLLVASTD, encoded by the coding sequence ATGGTGACGGTCGATGACAGGGTCGAGATCCTGGCGGGGCTACGCGCGAAGGAGTCGTTGCGCTCGATCGCGCGGCGGATCGGTCGGGACGCCTCGGTCGTCTCCCGGGAGGTCGCTCGGAACTCGTTGAAGACCCGCGGGTACCAGCTGGTCCATGCCGACAACACCGCCGCGGCCCGTCGCCGGCGTCCGCAGGTCGGCAAGATCGCCGCCGACGAGGTGTTGTCCGCGCGGGTCCTGGCGGACCTGAAGCACTCGCGCACACCCCGGCAGATCGCCGGACGCTTGCGCCGCGAGGCCGACGACGACACCGTGGGCCTGATGAACGGTTCGGTGCCCGCGCACGGCAAGGTCGTGTCCCACGAGGCGATCTACCGGTACATCTACGCCCTGCCCAAGGGTGAGCTCGCCCGGCACGGGATCATGCTGCGCACCAAGCGCACCCGCCGTCGTCCGCGTCGTGATCTGGGCGAACGTGGTGCCCCGATCGTGGGGATGACCAGCATCGAGGCCCGTCCGGACATCGCCGACCGGCGGGTGCCCGGGCACTGGGAAGGTGACCTGATCATCGGCGCGCACGGCAGGACCGCCGCGGCGACCCTGGTCGAGCGCACCACCCGGTTCACGGTCCTGCTCGCACTGCAGCACGGCAAGGACTCGACCGCGCTGGCCGACACCCTCATCGAGACCGTCACCGGACTGCCCGCGATGATGCGCCAGTCCCTGACCTGGGACCAGGGCAGCGAGATGGCCCGCCACGGGCACCTGACCCTGGCCACCGACCTGCCGGTCTACTTCGCCCACCCCCGCTCACCATGGGAACGCGGCACGAACGAGAACACCAACGGTCTGATCCGCGAGTACCTGCCCAAGGGCACCACGATCCCCACCCACCAGCCCTACCTGACCTCGATCGCCGAAGAACTCAACGAACGACCCCGCGCAGCACTCGGGTTCCTCACACCCCGCGAAGCCTTCGAACGACTCCTCGTTGCTTCCACGGATTGA
- a CDS encoding low molecular weight phosphatase family protein, giving the protein MTSPQPPARILVVCTGNICRSPAVERLLAARLVGSDVEVTSAGTRAVVGHPVSDLMVPLVRGAGASADGFAARQLTADLVRDADLVIALTRGHRSAIVELVPAAVRRTFTLLELARLVAHVDPTVVHAAGSPGDRVRALPTLAAAVRHVAGQGDDDVEDPIGGNEAVYQASYDQMAPAVATIATALQGWSPAATA; this is encoded by the coding sequence ATGACCTCTCCCCAGCCGCCCGCACGGATCCTCGTGGTCTGCACCGGCAACATCTGCCGGTCCCCTGCCGTCGAGCGTCTGCTCGCCGCCCGGCTGGTCGGGTCGGACGTGGAGGTGACGTCCGCCGGCACGCGCGCCGTGGTGGGCCACCCGGTCTCGGACCTGATGGTGCCGCTGGTCCGCGGGGCCGGCGCGAGCGCCGACGGGTTCGCCGCGCGGCAGCTCACGGCCGACCTGGTCCGCGACGCGGACCTCGTCATCGCCCTGACGCGCGGGCACCGCTCCGCGATCGTCGAGCTCGTCCCCGCCGCCGTGCGGCGCACGTTCACGCTGCTCGAGCTCGCGCGGCTCGTCGCGCACGTCGACCCCACGGTCGTCCACGCCGCCGGCAGCCCCGGCGACCGGGTGCGCGCCCTGCCGACGCTCGCGGCGGCCGTGCGGCACGTCGCCGGCCAGGGCGACGACGACGTCGAGGACCCCATCGGCGGCAACGAGGCGGTGTACCAGGCGTCGTACGACCAGATGGCGCCCGCCGTCGCCACCATCGCCACCGCGCTGCAGGGTTGGAGCCCCGCCGCGACCGCGTGA
- a CDS encoding cold-shock protein: protein MPTGKVKWFDTERGFGFIADDEGGEVFLHASALPAGVTAPKPGTKVEFGVADGRRGPQALSVTFLDPVPSVVKAKRAPADEMAVVVEDLIKVLDKVGNDLRRGRYPEGQRATQYATLLRAVADKLEA from the coding sequence GTGCCCACCGGCAAGGTCAAGTGGTTCGACACCGAGCGTGGCTTCGGGTTCATCGCCGACGACGAGGGCGGCGAGGTGTTCCTGCACGCCTCCGCGCTGCCCGCGGGCGTCACGGCGCCCAAGCCGGGCACCAAGGTCGAGTTCGGTGTGGCCGACGGGCGTCGTGGCCCGCAGGCGCTGTCCGTGACGTTCCTCGACCCGGTGCCGTCCGTGGTCAAGGCCAAGCGGGCGCCGGCGGACGAGATGGCCGTGGTCGTCGAGGACCTCATCAAGGTGCTCGACAAGGTCGGCAACGACCTGCGCCGCGGCCGCTACCCCGAGGGTCAGCGCGCCACCCAGTACGCCACGCTGCTGCGGGCCGTCGCCGACAAGCTCGAGGCCTGA
- a CDS encoding DUF4012 domain-containing protein: MSLIGFAFVLGASAAWFVFSALEARDALLAARSDVGLLQEQARTGDVDGARATLEDVQRHASVARSRTGGPVWAAAGVVPRVGPNVRAVQTVAASIDDLARGALPSLVDATAVVDPARLAPVDGRVDLAPLQSVAPGLSAAAETVRAATLCLDAVDTAALMPQVGEPFEQLRAQLAAVGADTATAARAAALLPGMMGMDGPRQHLLLVQNNAEPRALGGIPGAVILLRADQGAVEMVELRNAAGELSGLPEPALPLTDVELALFGRQLGIYMADVTFTPDFPRGAEMAAAIWEKQLGGRIDGVLSIDTGGLAAVLGAIGPVAMPDGAVAEATGGQLTSENAVEVLNNTVYRLVEDSAEQDAFYAATGAAIFDAVLAGEGQPVPTIDALASAARDGQLLVWSAHGEEQRQIAGTVLSGELRGSRDGTPVVGFYVNDGTGSKIGYYLQAEYEVTPGQCYADGSRLIDVEATFTSTAPPEVIDMPPYISGTRLEPGRMRFNVLAYAPRDGLVDGVEVQDGRTGGASHVHDDLFVVARTVELDPGESTVINYQIRSGPGQSGAPEVRTTPLVDNRVNVVEGWQCG, translated from the coding sequence GTGAGTCTGATCGGCTTCGCGTTCGTCCTGGGGGCGAGCGCCGCGTGGTTCGTGTTCTCCGCGCTGGAGGCGCGTGACGCCCTGCTCGCCGCCCGCAGCGACGTCGGGCTGCTCCAGGAGCAGGCGCGTACGGGCGACGTCGACGGTGCGCGCGCGACCCTCGAGGACGTGCAGCGCCACGCCTCCGTCGCGAGGTCCCGCACCGGCGGGCCCGTGTGGGCGGCCGCGGGCGTTGTTCCCCGTGTGGGCCCGAACGTCCGGGCCGTGCAGACGGTGGCGGCGTCGATCGACGACCTCGCCCGCGGCGCGCTGCCGTCGCTCGTCGACGCGACGGCCGTGGTCGACCCCGCACGGCTCGCACCGGTCGACGGCCGTGTCGACCTCGCGCCCCTGCAGTCGGTGGCCCCCGGGCTCAGCGCCGCTGCCGAAACCGTCCGGGCGGCGACCCTGTGCCTCGACGCCGTCGACACCGCGGCGCTGATGCCGCAGGTGGGGGAGCCGTTCGAGCAGCTCCGCGCGCAGCTCGCCGCGGTGGGCGCGGACACCGCGACCGCGGCACGGGCCGCGGCGCTGCTGCCGGGGATGATGGGGATGGACGGCCCGCGCCAGCACCTGCTGCTGGTGCAGAACAACGCCGAGCCCCGCGCGCTGGGCGGGATCCCTGGAGCGGTGATCCTGCTGCGGGCGGACCAGGGTGCGGTGGAGATGGTGGAGCTGCGGAACGCCGCCGGTGAGCTGTCCGGACTGCCCGAGCCCGCCCTGCCGCTCACGGACGTGGAGCTGGCGCTGTTCGGGCGACAGCTCGGTATCTACATGGCGGACGTGACCTTCACCCCGGACTTCCCGCGCGGTGCCGAGATGGCGGCGGCCATCTGGGAGAAGCAGCTGGGCGGCAGGATCGACGGAGTCCTCTCGATCGACACTGGGGGTCTGGCTGCCGTGCTCGGGGCGATCGGGCCTGTCGCGATGCCCGACGGAGCCGTCGCTGAGGCGACTGGAGGCCAGCTGACCTCGGAGAACGCCGTCGAGGTGCTCAACAACACGGTCTACCGGCTGGTCGAGGACTCGGCCGAGCAGGACGCCTTCTACGCCGCCACGGGCGCGGCGATCTTCGACGCGGTGCTGGCCGGCGAGGGTCAGCCGGTGCCGACGATCGATGCGCTCGCGTCAGCCGCGCGCGATGGTCAGCTGCTGGTGTGGTCGGCACACGGCGAGGAGCAGCGGCAGATCGCGGGCACCGTGCTGAGCGGTGAGCTGCGAGGGTCCCGCGACGGGACGCCGGTGGTGGGCTTCTACGTCAACGACGGCACCGGCTCGAAGATCGGGTACTACCTGCAGGCGGAGTACGAGGTCACGCCGGGGCAGTGCTACGCCGACGGGTCGCGCCTGATCGACGTCGAGGCGACCTTCACCTCGACGGCGCCCCCCGAGGTCATCGACATGCCGCCCTACATCAGTGGCACCCGACTCGAGCCGGGGCGCATGCGCTTCAACGTCCTCGCGTACGCGCCGCGCGACGGCCTCGTCGACGGCGTCGAGGTCCAGGACGGGAGGACGGGAGGTGCCTCGCACGTCCACGACGACCTCTTCGTGGTCGCCAGGACCGTCGAGCTCGACCCGGGCGAGTCCACCGTCATCAACTATCAGATTCGTAGTGGACCCGGACAAAGTGGTGCGCCTGAAGTGCGCACGACACCGCTGGTCGACAACCGGGTGAATGTGGTTGAGGGCTGGCAGTGCGGGTGA
- a CDS encoding DUF3027 domain-containing protein, which translates to MAAVKDAVLERAVDLAREVALEIAEVPDDVGEYLGAVRESERLVSHRFACTARGYRGWAWTVTVARVPRGRTATVCEAELLPGEDAILARPWVPWSERLRPGDIGAGDVLPFRPDDPRLEPGYTPTGDPEVDEVAIDELALARVRVLSPQGREEAAQRWYRGSRGPSTAGAVASAGACWSCGFLVPLQGSLGQLFAVCANEWSPDDGKVVSLDHGCGAHSETDVEPGPSEWPAPDPLVDELAIDVVERGAPADEVAQAPVAEPVLDEAAAEPVADEAAAEPVADEPVADEPAEPVADEPAVTDEPATDGS; encoded by the coding sequence GTGGCCGCCGTGAAGGACGCCGTGCTCGAGCGGGCGGTCGACCTCGCGCGTGAGGTCGCGCTCGAGATCGCGGAGGTCCCCGACGACGTCGGTGAGTACCTGGGAGCCGTGCGCGAGTCCGAGCGGCTCGTGTCCCACCGCTTCGCGTGCACCGCGCGTGGCTACCGCGGCTGGGCGTGGACCGTCACGGTCGCGCGCGTGCCGCGTGGCCGCACCGCGACGGTCTGCGAGGCCGAGCTGCTGCCGGGTGAGGACGCGATCCTCGCCCGGCCGTGGGTGCCGTGGTCCGAGCGGCTGCGCCCCGGAGACATCGGCGCCGGCGACGTGCTGCCGTTCCGCCCCGACGACCCGCGTCTCGAGCCCGGGTACACGCCCACGGGCGACCCCGAGGTCGACGAGGTCGCGATCGACGAGCTCGCCCTCGCGCGGGTCCGCGTGCTCTCGCCGCAGGGCCGCGAGGAGGCCGCGCAGCGCTGGTACCGCGGGTCGCGCGGCCCGTCGACGGCCGGTGCGGTCGCGTCGGCCGGCGCATGCTGGTCCTGCGGGTTCCTGGTGCCGCTGCAGGGATCGCTGGGCCAGCTCTTCGCGGTGTGCGCCAACGAGTGGTCGCCGGACGACGGCAAGGTCGTGAGCCTCGACCACGGGTGCGGTGCGCACTCCGAGACGGACGTCGAGCCGGGCCCCAGCGAGTGGCCCGCCCCGGACCCGCTCGTCGACGAGCTCGCGATCGACGTGGTCGAGCGCGGCGCGCCGGCGGACGAGGTCGCGCAGGCGCCGGTCGCCGAGCCGGTCCTCGACGAGGCCGCCGCCGAGCCTGTCGCGGACGAGGCCGCCGCCGAGCCGGTTGCCGACGAGCCCGTCGCGGACGAGCCCGCCGAGCCCGTCGCGGACGAGCCCGCCGTCACCGACGAGCCCGCCACCGACGGGTCGTGA
- a CDS encoding CAP domain-containing protein has translation MPVASRREIRRWRQRRVHRRRRVRLVGSAGVLVVALALILLAAPGAYAPAEQVTLALTSGDLVGRLSETVSRSVERSPEPAGVPQPEQSTTDAEPPAEQTPAAGDAQQAEPPPASPSGTAPSPQPRPAAQPAAPATAGDTATTMAAEIVTLTNVERTAAGLPELGVNACATEQAAARSALLVAEGRFEHDPLGPILEACAAGTVGENLSLGYASAQAAVVGWMDSPGHKENILRRSFSQIGVACTQGARGWLCAQVFVG, from the coding sequence GTGCCTGTCGCCTCCCGCCGCGAGATCCGTCGCTGGCGCCAGCGACGGGTCCATCGACGGCGCCGGGTGCGGCTGGTCGGGTCAGCGGGGGTCCTCGTCGTCGCGCTGGCGCTGATCCTCCTCGCCGCACCCGGCGCGTACGCCCCGGCGGAGCAGGTGACGTTGGCCCTGACGTCGGGCGACCTCGTCGGGCGGCTCTCGGAGACCGTGTCGCGCTCCGTGGAGCGCAGCCCCGAGCCCGCGGGCGTCCCGCAACCCGAGCAGAGCACCACCGACGCCGAGCCGCCGGCCGAGCAGACCCCGGCCGCCGGGGACGCGCAGCAGGCCGAGCCGCCGCCGGCGTCACCGTCCGGCACGGCACCGTCACCGCAGCCGCGGCCCGCCGCCCAGCCCGCGGCTCCGGCCACCGCAGGCGACACCGCCACCACGATGGCCGCGGAGATCGTCACCCTCACCAACGTCGAGCGCACCGCCGCGGGGCTGCCCGAGCTGGGCGTCAACGCGTGCGCCACCGAGCAGGCCGCCGCGCGCAGCGCGCTGCTGGTGGCCGAGGGGCGCTTCGAGCACGACCCGCTGGGGCCGATCCTCGAGGCGTGCGCCGCCGGGACGGTGGGGGAGAACCTGTCGCTGGGCTACGCGTCGGCGCAGGCCGCGGTGGTGGGGTGGATGGACTCCCCGGGCCACAAGGAGAACATCCTGCGGAGGTCGTTCTCACAGATCGGCGTCGCTTGCACGCAGGGTGCGCGCGGGTGGCTGTGCGCGCAGGTGTTCGTGGGCTGA